One stretch of Candidatus Baltobacteraceae bacterium DNA includes these proteins:
- a CDS encoding SpoIIE family protein phosphatase → MERLRANGPIVAFAILLVVAMAILAEASASVNSLISRSFATEAQVRSARQLAEDALALQLDEETGIRGWAATGSRVLLEPYQAALPVLPKTFDHLGALLSKLDVGRAAALNDAREVNSQWLQLVAAPVLGGPLGTDAIQRYGKKLIDRYRLDITSIEDALATLESKTDVATRTAIEQNALVTVGTLVILGLTGIVVGIVQTRSIRQLAEREAEAATLRAAYAAERRVSDALQDAFLQKPLPTLLGVAFSATYIPAREERKVGGDWYEGVELQDGRVMFAIGDVAGHGLEAAVSMNRARQAIVSAALLHADPAKMLSRVNDELIDDRGRMVTAVCGIADANKFSFIYATAGHPPPILVEPGRAPRILPVGGVPLGVLPSREYRTQSIQTVPGATLVLYTDGAVEFARDPIEGEKVLLEAIRLAVENGNPEPAGAIRDHIFGFREAEDDVAILTLAFVQREEYAGDGSREAQIITSASRGGHTPSTSSTPVTGANAA, encoded by the coding sequence ATGGAACGTTTGCGGGCCAACGGGCCCATCGTCGCCTTTGCTATCTTGCTGGTCGTCGCTATGGCGATCTTAGCGGAAGCGAGCGCTTCCGTGAACAGCCTTATCTCACGAAGCTTTGCGACCGAAGCGCAAGTTCGCAGCGCGCGGCAGCTCGCTGAAGATGCGCTCGCGCTCCAGCTCGACGAGGAGACCGGAATTCGCGGTTGGGCCGCAACGGGATCGCGCGTGCTTCTAGAGCCATATCAAGCCGCGTTGCCTGTCTTGCCGAAAACATTCGACCATCTCGGAGCGCTTCTCTCAAAACTCGATGTTGGACGCGCGGCTGCGCTCAACGACGCGCGCGAGGTCAATAGCCAGTGGCTGCAGCTCGTCGCGGCGCCGGTATTGGGCGGTCCGCTAGGTACCGACGCCATCCAGCGCTACGGAAAAAAGCTCATCGATCGCTATCGCCTCGACATCACCTCGATTGAAGACGCTTTGGCCACACTCGAGAGCAAGACGGACGTTGCGACGCGTACCGCGATCGAGCAGAACGCGCTCGTGACGGTGGGCACGCTCGTCATTCTCGGGCTCACGGGCATCGTTGTTGGAATCGTGCAGACGCGTTCGATACGGCAGCTCGCAGAACGTGAGGCCGAAGCCGCGACGTTGCGTGCCGCATATGCCGCAGAACGGCGCGTTTCGGATGCGCTGCAAGACGCATTTCTACAGAAGCCGTTGCCGACGCTGCTCGGCGTTGCGTTCAGCGCGACGTACATCCCGGCACGCGAAGAACGCAAAGTTGGTGGTGATTGGTACGAAGGTGTCGAGCTTCAGGACGGTCGCGTCATGTTTGCGATCGGCGACGTCGCGGGACACGGACTCGAGGCTGCGGTCTCGATGAATCGTGCGCGGCAGGCAATCGTTTCCGCGGCGCTGCTCCACGCCGATCCGGCCAAGATGCTTAGCCGCGTCAACGACGAGTTGATCGACGATCGCGGACGCATGGTGACCGCTGTGTGCGGTATCGCCGACGCGAACAAGTTTTCGTTCATCTATGCGACGGCCGGGCATCCGCCGCCGATTCTCGTCGAGCCCGGGCGCGCGCCGCGCATTCTTCCTGTGGGCGGGGTTCCGCTCGGTGTTCTTCCCTCACGTGAATATCGCACGCAAAGCATTCAAACTGTGCCCGGCGCGACGTTGGTGCTCTATACGGACGGGGCCGTCGAGTTCGCGCGTGACCCGATCGAGGGAGAGAAAGTGCTGCTGGAAGCGATCCGTCTCGCGGTCGAAAATGGCAATCCGGAGCCGGCCGGAGCGATTCGCGATCATATCTTCGGATTTCGAGAAGCCGAAGACGACGTCGCGATTCTGACGCTCGCGTTTGTGCAACGGGAAGAATATGCGGGCGACGGCTCACGCGAGGCACAAATCATCACGAGCGCGTCGCGCGGCGGCCATACGCCTTCGACGAGCTCGACCCCCGTTACCGGAGCGAACGCGGCGTGA
- the lnt gene encoding apolipoprotein N-acyltransferase: MIATREKAKPIDRNILTSTRTLAIVISVASAVALTAAFPKLDWAWIAPFAMAGLFWSWFVTPARTAFWIGLLNGALFFTIMYSWFGVTAASLVGPYGFVTVLGPAIGDALAFAFAGFFASLVFARAPGLLGAFAGAAAFAVSEWCRSVGVLGVPFAQIGYSQTSSLFGPLAAYGGSIFVTFIVAAIGAVFASYVIERTRLIQTIAGLAAIGLLTLAAYAFWPARHAAPATIPVSAIQGNIKQQTKWDPQSFFLAFERYVELTQATQATHPVFVLWPETVITAAIGDDDALAPRDVPGARQTRERFGMLAQSLNTTIAVGSLEVSHDGLHNALYFFAPDGMLDVLYRKRQLVPYAEWIPFGSSLLKWFPYLDQLGRQVPGHDPAVVTIGPLDIAPLICWESAFSDVVHDQIARGANLLAISTDDGWFGESAGPYQHAQIAQMRAIESGRWVLRAAATGVSGIIAPDGHWTQRSGLDEQVAINGFVGPPAPTLFATIGPWNVAYALFAFYLLSLLIGWRWQNALH; encoded by the coding sequence ATGATCGCGACGAGAGAGAAAGCTAAACCGATCGACCGTAACATCCTGACCTCAACGCGCACACTCGCAATAGTGATCTCTGTGGCGTCCGCAGTTGCGTTGACGGCGGCATTCCCAAAGCTCGATTGGGCTTGGATTGCGCCGTTTGCAATGGCCGGACTTTTTTGGTCCTGGTTCGTGACTCCCGCTCGCACCGCGTTCTGGATCGGACTTCTCAACGGGGCTTTGTTTTTCACGATCATGTACTCGTGGTTTGGCGTGACCGCGGCCAGCCTGGTCGGTCCCTATGGCTTCGTGACCGTTCTGGGACCCGCGATCGGCGATGCGCTCGCCTTCGCGTTCGCCGGGTTCTTCGCGTCGCTCGTTTTCGCACGCGCTCCGGGGCTTCTGGGAGCATTTGCCGGAGCTGCGGCGTTCGCGGTCAGCGAATGGTGCCGTTCGGTCGGGGTGCTGGGCGTGCCGTTCGCGCAGATCGGCTACTCGCAAACATCGAGCCTCTTTGGGCCGCTCGCCGCGTATGGCGGATCGATCTTCGTCACATTCATAGTCGCCGCAATCGGCGCCGTGTTCGCCTCCTATGTCATCGAGCGCACGCGCCTCATTCAAACGATTGCGGGTCTGGCCGCGATCGGGCTGTTGACCCTCGCAGCGTATGCGTTCTGGCCGGCACGTCATGCCGCGCCGGCTACGATTCCGGTTTCCGCAATTCAAGGCAACATCAAACAGCAGACAAAGTGGGATCCGCAATCATTTTTTCTCGCCTTCGAACGCTACGTCGAATTGACGCAGGCCACGCAGGCTACGCATCCGGTTTTCGTGCTCTGGCCGGAAACGGTGATCACTGCGGCGATTGGCGACGATGATGCACTTGCACCAAGAGACGTCCCCGGCGCGCGTCAAACACGCGAACGCTTCGGGATGCTCGCGCAGAGCTTGAACACGACGATCGCGGTAGGCTCGCTCGAAGTCTCACACGACGGTTTGCACAACGCGCTCTACTTTTTCGCACCGGACGGCATGCTCGACGTCCTCTACCGGAAACGTCAGCTGGTGCCGTACGCGGAGTGGATTCCGTTTGGCAGCTCCTTGCTCAAATGGTTTCCCTATCTCGATCAGCTCGGAAGGCAAGTCCCCGGGCACGATCCGGCGGTCGTCACGATCGGTCCGCTTGACATCGCGCCGCTCATCTGCTGGGAATCCGCATTTTCCGACGTGGTTCACGATCAGATTGCACGCGGCGCAAACCTCCTCGCAATTTCGACCGACGACGGTTGGTTCGGCGAAAGCGCCGGACCCTACCAGCACGCGCAAATTGCGCAAATGCGCGCGATTGAAAGCGGCCGCTGGGTGCTGCGCGCGGCCGCCACGGGTGTCTCCGGGATCATTGCGCCCGACGGTCACTGGACGCAGCGCTCGGGTCTCGACGAGCAAGTCGCGATCAATGGTTTCGTCGGACCCCCGGCCCCAACGCTGTTCGCAACGATCGGACCCTGGAACGTCGCGTACGCGCTGTTCGCATTTTATCTTCTCTCGCTCCTCATCGGTTGGCGATGGCAAAACGCCTTGCACTAA
- a CDS encoding LptF/LptG family permease produces MASFPGVVSAVLTASPRRKLTLPILDGYIFREMAPPFAIGLCAYLLFQFLNIFFLAADYVINQHASVLLVLRFLILRVPQAAPLAFIFGCLFGTMLAFGRLVADNEITALRTSGISFWRIARVPLLFGLGAFLLSWFINEELAPKATTLSTRTFYQIIYHTSALPIEPQIFRKDPTTGRVFFVNTVDSITHEMSDVMIFDRGTSSPFDSVMTAKQAYIKDGKLHLQHPTIIRFKPSGFVDVENRSEEVIVGLPLDVNADEFFNQSGGDPTALDSKTLSAQIRALQVTGTGGQAIDNLKLILASRRALPFGCFIAILVSLPLAVVFGRRGRELGMALSLTVMFVYYLAASAMAALGRNGVVDATLASWTPNIIVGVAGAVLLRKVER; encoded by the coding sequence ATGGCTTCATTCCCGGGCGTCGTGAGCGCCGTGCTCACCGCATCGCCACGACGGAAATTGACGCTGCCGATTCTCGACGGATACATCTTCCGCGAGATGGCGCCGCCGTTTGCGATCGGCCTCTGCGCCTATCTGCTCTTTCAGTTCTTGAACATTTTCTTCTTAGCGGCAGACTACGTCATCAACCAGCACGCGTCGGTACTCTTGGTCTTGCGGTTTTTGATTCTGCGCGTTCCGCAAGCTGCGCCGCTGGCGTTCATTTTCGGATGTCTGTTTGGAACGATGCTCGCATTCGGCCGCTTAGTCGCGGACAACGAGATCACGGCCCTGCGCACTTCGGGCATCTCGTTTTGGCGCATCGCTCGCGTCCCACTGCTGTTCGGGTTGGGCGCATTTTTGCTGTCGTGGTTCATCAACGAAGAGCTCGCACCGAAAGCCACGACGCTCTCGACGCGAACGTTCTATCAGATCATCTACCACACCTCAGCATTGCCGATCGAGCCGCAAATCTTCCGCAAAGATCCGACGACGGGACGCGTCTTCTTCGTCAACACCGTAGATTCGATCACGCACGAGATGTCCGATGTGATGATCTTCGATCGCGGAACCAGCTCGCCGTTCGACTCGGTCATGACTGCAAAGCAAGCCTACATCAAAGACGGCAAGCTGCACTTGCAACATCCGACGATCATCCGCTTCAAGCCGAGCGGCTTCGTGGACGTGGAGAATCGCAGCGAAGAGGTCATCGTCGGTTTGCCGCTCGACGTCAACGCCGATGAATTCTTCAATCAATCCGGCGGCGATCCGACCGCGCTTGATTCGAAAACGCTCTCGGCACAAATCAGAGCTCTCCAAGTAACCGGCACGGGCGGACAGGCGATCGACAATTTGAAGTTAATCCTGGCATCGCGCCGCGCGTTGCCCTTCGGTTGTTTCATTGCGATTCTCGTCTCACTGCCGTTGGCCGTCGTTTTCGGCCGGCGCGGGCGCGAGCTCGGCATGGCGCTCTCGTTAACCGTGATGTTCGTGTACTATCTCGCAGCCTCCGCGATGGCGGCGCTCGGAAGGAACGGCGTCGTCGACGCAACGCTCGCATCGTGGACGCCGAACATCATCGTCGGAGTGGCAGGCGCCGTGCTTTTGCGCAAAGTCGAACGATAA
- the coaE gene encoding dephospho-CoA kinase (Dephospho-CoA kinase (CoaE) performs the final step in coenzyme A biosynthesis.) has translation MLRVGLTGGIGSGKSEVARIFAQVGATIIDADQLAREVVAPGTDGFAAVAKRWPQVIRDGAINRAALAAIVFADASERDALNAIVHPRVRARAAEVERNAGDGIAVHVVPLLFEGDYWKKCDATIVVIAPVETRIARVLARDGASREDVLRRMGAQIDPEIARAKATFVIENAGDYSSLEAASRAVWSSLQDRNCRTPEQTGQ, from the coding sequence ATGCTGCGCGTAGGTCTGACCGGTGGGATCGGTTCGGGAAAAAGCGAGGTCGCACGCATCTTCGCGCAGGTCGGCGCGACGATAATAGATGCCGATCAGCTCGCGCGTGAGGTTGTCGCACCGGGAACCGATGGCTTTGCTGCGGTAGCGAAGCGCTGGCCGCAGGTGATCCGCGACGGTGCAATCAACCGGGCTGCGCTTGCGGCGATCGTGTTTGCGGATGCGAGCGAGCGCGACGCGCTCAACGCGATCGTTCACCCGCGTGTGCGTGCGCGCGCAGCCGAAGTCGAGCGCAATGCCGGCGACGGCATCGCGGTACACGTCGTGCCGTTACTCTTCGAAGGCGACTATTGGAAGAAATGCGATGCGACGATCGTCGTCATCGCACCGGTCGAAACCCGGATCGCGCGCGTTCTCGCCCGTGACGGCGCGAGCCGCGAGGACGTCCTACGCCGGATGGGCGCGCAAATCGATCCCGAGATCGCGCGCGCAAAAGCAACGTTCGTTATCGAGAACGCGGGAGACTACTCGAGTTTGGAAGCGGCATCGCGCGCGGTATGGTCGTCCCTTCAGGATCGGAATTGTCGGACGCCGGAGCAAACCGGTCAATGA
- a CDS encoding amidohydrolase family protein — MLNYIFERASVYDGSGKPPYVTDVATFGDRIVLIGDLSQHDAIERIPCSGRALAPGFIDIHSHSDENWLIDDAAAGKITQGVTTEIGGNCGSSIAPLLGYARERKRAEAKRLEIEVQWSSFDQFFREVERAGVALNVASLVGLGTTRACIAGPEDRRLEREELRSQARLVREAIDEGAVGVSSGLIYEPGRYADLDELASCAIAAREAGAPLYASHLRDEGDRLIEAVDEALAVGARADVMVQLSHHKAAWRRNWGKVHRSLEIVDRARTAGRSIACDVYPYVAMWTDLDTILPDDVRDGGPEATLARLRDPKTATAVHLALEMRFTAQEWHDILITDVRSARNEELAGKRMDEIASMRGVKPARAALDLLVEERLHAQAAFFAMNEDDVATVLSASFCAVASDASTRGFSGLTRHGVPHPRAFGCFPRIFRRFVRARKTLTNEEAVRRMTSLPASLFNLRGRGNIAENAYADLVVFDPAQIGDRATYEQPYEAAEGIAHVFVNGSPVMRDGRMTQARPGRVLRGGGAA; from the coding sequence ATGCTCAACTACATATTTGAGCGAGCAAGCGTCTACGACGGTTCTGGGAAGCCACCGTACGTCACAGACGTAGCAACGTTCGGCGATCGCATCGTGCTCATCGGTGATCTTTCCCAGCACGATGCAATCGAACGCATACCGTGTAGCGGTCGTGCGCTCGCTCCCGGATTCATCGATATTCATTCTCACTCCGATGAGAATTGGCTGATCGACGACGCTGCTGCAGGCAAGATAACGCAAGGCGTTACGACGGAAATCGGCGGCAACTGCGGCTCATCAATCGCTCCGTTGCTCGGTTATGCGCGCGAACGCAAACGCGCAGAGGCCAAACGGCTCGAGATCGAGGTCCAATGGTCCTCATTCGATCAGTTCTTTCGGGAAGTCGAACGTGCGGGTGTTGCGCTTAACGTCGCGTCGCTCGTCGGACTTGGAACCACACGGGCGTGCATCGCCGGACCTGAAGATCGCCGGCTCGAACGCGAGGAACTTCGTTCGCAAGCGCGACTGGTGCGCGAAGCGATCGACGAAGGTGCCGTCGGAGTTTCCAGCGGTTTGATCTACGAGCCGGGACGCTACGCAGATTTGGACGAGCTTGCGAGCTGCGCAATTGCAGCGCGTGAAGCCGGTGCCCCGCTTTATGCGTCGCATCTTCGCGACGAAGGCGATCGGCTGATCGAGGCCGTCGACGAAGCACTGGCGGTAGGCGCACGAGCCGACGTCATGGTGCAACTCTCGCATCACAAGGCTGCATGGCGGCGCAATTGGGGCAAAGTGCATCGCTCGCTCGAGATCGTCGATCGCGCGCGCACCGCGGGGCGGAGCATTGCCTGCGACGTCTATCCGTACGTCGCGATGTGGACCGATCTCGATACGATCCTGCCGGACGACGTCCGTGACGGCGGTCCCGAGGCAACCCTCGCGCGTTTGCGCGATCCAAAGACCGCGACGGCCGTGCATCTCGCGCTCGAGATGCGCTTTACCGCGCAGGAGTGGCACGATATCTTGATCACCGACGTGCGCAGCGCCCGTAATGAAGAGCTGGCCGGAAAGCGAATGGACGAGATCGCCTCCATGCGTGGCGTCAAACCGGCTCGTGCCGCCCTCGATCTGCTGGTCGAGGAACGTTTGCACGCACAGGCTGCGTTCTTTGCAATGAATGAAGACGATGTTGCAACCGTCCTCTCGGCCTCGTTTTGCGCGGTCGCAAGCGACGCTTCGACGCGCGGATTTTCCGGCCTCACGCGCCACGGCGTGCCGCATCCACGCGCATTCGGCTGCTTCCCGCGCATTTTCCGCAGGTTCGTGCGAGCGCGCAAGACGCTTACGAACGAAGAAGCGGTGCGGCGTATGACTTCGTTACCCGCGTCGCTGTTCAATTTGCGCGGCCGCGGAAACATCGCGGAGAACGCCTACGCCGATCTGGTTGTCTTCGATCCGGCACAGATCGGGGATCGCGCCACGTACGAGCAGCCCTACGAAGCAGCCGAAGGAATCGCACACGTCTTTGTGAACGGCTCGCCCGTAATGCGCGACGGTAGGATGACGCAAGCGCGTCCGGGACGTGTACTGCGTGGAGGAGGAGCAGCGTGA
- a CDS encoding Na+/H+ antiporter, translated as MLGAAIPLIALARRANIPYPIVLVLGGLVLGFIPGLPQLELDPNLVLVIFLPPLLYWEAVTAPTDVMRQNWSQIWVLAFGLVIVTAIVVAAIAHATISHLTWAMAFVLGAIVAPTDELAAAPVLERMRMPRHLIAIVVGESLLNDASALILYKFSIIAVVTGSFIFSGALFHFVVAAVGGIAVGLLVGRLAVEGWQRIKDTQLQGIISFELSYLAYLLSEHFSLSGVLAVVYGGTYINRFTPRVVTPASRLQVVGYWETVVFLINAVLFLIVGMQLHEVVHNVSLEYSWQSIAWYALVVNVAVVGVRFAWILGVEYMPFIGASSEHSKGDWRHAVIASWSGLRGAVSLAAALAIPVSLQGGGPLPHRHLVIFLTFSVIFVTLVFGGLTLPWIVKLLSVPEDESEEEDELRDGLLGMTKAALEELDAIDAEGGLDAPAVARLRKQYEHRRDHAEGPPPEEDAILDAERRLLAAERRALLEMREQGSIDNTVLRRLQRVLDISDERLDRGIH; from the coding sequence CTGCTCGGCGCAGCGATACCGCTGATCGCGCTAGCGCGCCGCGCAAACATCCCTTATCCGATCGTGCTCGTGCTCGGCGGCCTCGTCCTCGGGTTCATTCCCGGCCTGCCGCAGCTCGAGCTGGATCCGAATCTCGTGCTCGTGATCTTTTTACCGCCGCTTCTGTACTGGGAAGCGGTCACCGCGCCGACCGACGTGATGCGCCAGAATTGGTCGCAGATTTGGGTTCTCGCATTCGGTCTCGTCATCGTGACCGCGATCGTCGTCGCGGCGATCGCGCATGCTACGATCTCGCACCTGACGTGGGCGATGGCGTTCGTGCTCGGCGCAATCGTCGCGCCGACCGACGAGCTTGCTGCCGCGCCCGTTCTCGAGCGGATGCGAATGCCGCGACACCTGATCGCGATCGTCGTCGGTGAAAGCCTCCTCAACGACGCGTCCGCGCTGATCTTGTACAAATTTTCGATCATTGCCGTCGTGACAGGCAGCTTCATCTTCAGCGGCGCGTTGTTTCACTTCGTCGTTGCGGCTGTTGGTGGAATTGCAGTCGGACTGCTGGTGGGCCGGCTCGCGGTCGAGGGCTGGCAACGCATCAAGGATACGCAGCTACAAGGGATCATCTCGTTCGAGCTTTCGTATCTTGCGTACTTGCTCTCGGAGCACTTCTCGCTATCCGGCGTGCTCGCGGTCGTGTACGGTGGTACGTACATCAATCGTTTCACGCCGCGTGTGGTGACGCCGGCGTCCCGATTGCAAGTCGTCGGCTACTGGGAAACGGTCGTCTTTCTCATCAACGCCGTGCTGTTTTTGATAGTCGGCATGCAGCTGCACGAAGTTGTGCACAACGTCTCGCTCGAATATTCGTGGCAAAGTATCGCGTGGTACGCACTGGTCGTCAACGTCGCCGTTGTCGGCGTCCGGTTTGCGTGGATTCTCGGCGTCGAATACATGCCGTTCATCGGTGCATCCTCGGAGCATTCGAAGGGCGATTGGCGTCACGCCGTCATCGCAAGCTGGTCGGGATTGCGCGGCGCCGTATCGCTCGCAGCAGCGCTTGCAATTCCCGTTTCACTTCAGGGCGGCGGACCGCTGCCGCATCGTCATCTCGTTATCTTTCTCACGTTCAGCGTGATCTTCGTAACGCTGGTCTTCGGCGGATTGACCTTGCCGTGGATCGTGAAGTTACTCTCCGTTCCCGAAGACGAGAGCGAAGAGGAAGACGAGTTGCGCGACGGATTGCTCGGCATGACGAAAGCGGCGCTCGAAGAGCTGGATGCAATCGACGCCGAGGGCGGTCTCGATGCGCCGGCCGTCGCAAGGCTTCGCAAGCAGTACGAACACCGGCGCGACCACGCCGAAGGCCCGCCGCCCGAAGAGGACGCCATCCTTGATGCGGAGCGCCGCTTGCTCGCCGCCGAGCGGCGCGCATTGCTCGAGATGCGCGAGCAAGGCAGCATCGACAACACCGTTTTACGCCGGCTCCAGCGCGTGCTCGATATCTCCGACGAGCGTCTCGACCGCGGGATTCATTAA
- a CDS encoding lytic transglycosylase domain-containing protein: MCNHFRTAFARLGPITIAVLLSACSGSGSLPFSSYSMNPQTLAHLEKTYAQSNRVPVALVRAVVDAESKGNPYAISRAGAQGLMQLMPATQARYGVCDPYDPAANMDGGTRYLHDLLAKYHNDVQLALAAYNAGPGAVAYYHGIPPFAETRSYVARVSAALRSL; encoded by the coding sequence GTGTGCAATCACTTTCGGACAGCTTTTGCGCGGCTGGGCCCGATCACGATCGCCGTTCTTTTATCTGCCTGCTCCGGCTCGGGGAGTTTGCCGTTCTCATCGTACTCGATGAACCCGCAGACGCTCGCGCATCTCGAGAAGACGTATGCGCAATCGAACCGCGTCCCGGTCGCATTGGTTCGCGCCGTCGTCGACGCCGAGTCGAAGGGGAATCCTTACGCGATCAGCCGCGCCGGCGCGCAAGGGCTCATGCAGTTGATGCCCGCAACGCAAGCGCGTTACGGTGTCTGCGATCCCTACGACCCTGCCGCCAACATGGACGGCGGGACGCGTTATCTCCACGATCTTTTGGCGAAATATCACAACGACGTCCAACTCGCGCTGGCGGCATATAACGCAGGTCCCGGCGCGGTTGCGTACTATCACGGAATTCCGCCGTTCGCCGAGACGCGGTCGTACGTCGCGCGCGTGAGCGCGGCGCTCCGAAGCCTCTAA
- a CDS encoding BsuPI-related putative proteinase inhibitor: MIALFFVLALAAATPPQPLTLTVSVNPAHTASLVPVSISLTVTNRTRSPITLEFPSPDLFDVQVLDAGGQVLFDSHTGHNPIDVHRKMVFPVGRTNIATYAWSGLTDERHALAAPAQYTIHVEMASSSTTLATDVPLTLDAPQTIDSVVAAAKPAIATISGTPEREGGITYLRDDTGRVAITQPLGIRPQGTFIARGIMQTVLNERRFVIDRFAPASDNSDPEGTTIPRAMPLPNSSSLPRSR; this comes from the coding sequence GTGATCGCGCTTTTCTTTGTTCTCGCACTTGCGGCTGCCACGCCGCCACAGCCGTTGACATTGACGGTTTCCGTCAATCCGGCGCATACGGCTTCGCTCGTCCCTGTTTCGATCTCGCTGACGGTTACGAACCGGACGCGCTCACCGATCACGCTCGAGTTTCCATCGCCGGATCTCTTTGACGTTCAAGTCCTGGACGCGGGCGGACAGGTTCTTTTCGATTCGCACACCGGGCACAACCCGATCGACGTGCATCGCAAGATGGTCTTCCCGGTCGGACGTACGAACATCGCGACGTACGCTTGGAGTGGTTTAACCGACGAACGTCACGCGCTTGCCGCGCCTGCGCAATACACGATCCACGTCGAGATGGCGAGCTCGTCGACAACGCTCGCAACGGACGTACCGCTCACGCTCGATGCGCCGCAAACGATCGACTCCGTGGTCGCGGCAGCAAAACCCGCAATCGCGACGATTTCCGGAACGCCCGAACGCGAGGGCGGCATCACCTACCTACGCGACGACACCGGACGCGTCGCGATCACGCAACCGCTGGGAATTCGTCCGCAAGGCACGTTCATCGCCCGCGGAATCATGCAAACGGTTTTGAATGAGCGCCGATTCGTCATTGACCGGTTTGCTCCGGCGTCCGACAATTCCGATCCTGAAGGGACGACCATACCGCGCGCGATGCCGCTTCCAAACTCGAGTAGTCTCCCGCGTTCTCGATAA
- a CDS encoding S1 RNA-binding domain-containing protein, protein MLDEGQVLTGVIVAKYQEELLVDIGGKSEGTLPFRELSLAIEPKTLKVGDKLEVMIHRIDDDGELLLSERRARALKTWEKVIEAHERDEVIEATVTQVVKGGVLVDLGMRGFVPASQIRRQPVGNLDELVGKRLRLKVIDLDHKRHRVVLSQRLVLEEELNAKKQELLGTLEVGQIREGVVVRLAEFGAFVDLGGVDGLIHNSELSYARIKHPSEVVKIGDVVQVEVMKFDPEAKKVSLSLKHALPDPWLQHADQLIEGNKLVAQVVKVTPNYILVEIVPGVLAMVPKGEFDPAAQYSPGQEVEVTLLTINQGTRRITGSIQHVADISPEEIADYALDDGAPLGTIAETVEVE, encoded by the coding sequence GTGCTCGACGAGGGTCAAGTCCTAACCGGCGTCATCGTCGCGAAGTATCAAGAAGAATTACTCGTCGATATCGGAGGCAAGTCGGAAGGCACGCTTCCGTTCCGCGAGTTGAGTCTCGCGATCGAGCCGAAGACGCTCAAGGTTGGCGACAAGCTCGAAGTGATGATTCATCGCATTGACGATGATGGCGAGCTGCTTCTTTCCGAACGGCGTGCACGCGCGCTCAAGACATGGGAAAAGGTCATTGAAGCGCACGAGCGCGACGAAGTGATCGAAGCAACGGTCACGCAAGTCGTAAAGGGCGGCGTTCTCGTCGATCTCGGCATGCGCGGATTCGTTCCCGCATCGCAGATTCGCCGGCAGCCTGTCGGCAATCTCGACGAACTCGTCGGAAAGCGCCTGCGCTTGAAAGTGATCGATCTCGATCACAAGCGTCATCGCGTCGTGCTTTCCCAGCGTTTGGTTCTCGAAGAAGAGCTCAACGCTAAGAAGCAAGAGCTGCTTGGAACGCTCGAAGTCGGACAGATTCGCGAAGGCGTTGTCGTCCGGCTCGCGGAGTTCGGCGCATTCGTCGATCTCGGCGGCGTGGATGGTCTCATTCACAACAGCGAGCTCTCCTACGCGCGCATCAAGCATCCGTCCGAAGTCGTCAAGATCGGTGACGTGGTGCAGGTCGAAGTCATGAAGTTCGACCCCGAAGCGAAGAAGGTTAGCCTGTCGCTCAAGCACGCGCTGCCCGATCCCTGGCTGCAACATGCAGATCAGCTGATCGAGGGCAACAAGCTCGTTGCGCAAGTCGTCAAGGTTACGCCGAACTACATCCTCGTCGAAATCGTCCCCGGTGTTCTGGCTATGGTTCCGAAAGGCGAGTTCGATCCCGCAGCGCAGTACAGTCCCGGCCAAGAAGTCGAGGTCACACTGCTGACGATCAATCAAGGTACGCGACGCATCACCGGCTCGATCCAACACGTCGCCGACATCTCTCCGGAAGAGATCGCGGACTACGCACTGGATGACGGCGCTCCCTTAGGCACAATCGCGGAGACCGTCGAAGTCGAATAA